From Onychostoma macrolepis isolate SWU-2019 chromosome 05, ASM1243209v1, whole genome shotgun sequence, one genomic window encodes:
- the LOC131541316 gene encoding single-pass membrane and coiled-coil domain-containing protein 3-like — MALSDLLYPGNPERREKVIRKSQELLELMKDNFEATNSLIEIVNEHLHSSFSKITLNEKATVKENCDVMIKRVNQIQAKVEEVDEELKKKLEPALYEKLQHASLQDFKRFPTWFKATITIVCQISSALLVTYLMKNIQILTNITSTCAKILGGIFASVVIGLLVDLIVSAILGYIERDKLETALKEYEEALAEFRPVSKQYQKAIYEVEILLKYMKKE; from the coding sequence ATGGCTTTGAGTGATTTGCTCTACCCTGGAAATCCTGAAAGAAGGGAGAAGGTTATCCGCAAAAGTCAAGAGCTTCTTGAGCTGATGAAAGACAACTTCGAAGCCACCAACAGTCTCATTGAGATTGTCAATGAGCACCTGCATTCATCCTTCAGCAAAATCACCCTGAACGAGAAAGCCACTGTCAAGGAGAACTGTGACGTGATGATTAAACGTGTGAATCAGATCCAAGCAAAAGTCGAGGAGGTTGACGAGGAGCTGAAGAAGAAGCTGGAACCTGCCTTGTATGAGAAACTACAACATGCGTCTCTCCAAGACTTCAAAAGATTTCCAACATGGTTTAAAGCTACTATTACAATAGTTTGCCAGATTTCATCTGCTTTGTTAGTGACGTATctaatgaaaaatatacaaattctGACAAACATAACATCCACATGTGCTAAAATATTAGGAGGGATATTTGCCTCCGTTGTGATTGGGTTGTTAGTTGATTTGATTGTTTCAGCCATTTTAGGGTATATTGAGCGTGACAAACTCGAGACGGCCCTGAAAGAGTACGAGGAGGCTTTGGCAGAATTCAGGCCAGTATCTAAACAATACCAGAAGGCCATATACGAAGTCGAGATTTTGCTTAAATACATGAAGAAAGAGTGA
- the LOC131541109 gene encoding single-pass membrane and coiled-coil domain-containing protein 3-like — MCVALSKREVVAFVTGSCWSGKADQSETLLLVMLSNITSPHRITLGDAFWIIPALQFTEEPLLCLPACVPPEKIPSYKGKMFWSNTVSTNLGRCSEVVAAKASGIWSFITTDKNEQLIRSTQTLHHYVNRYFTITNTLLNIINTHFGESYSSVSADESKSIKDNCTIVRDAMSMILEVSKRKEKQILKIIDPGVYDKIAFAGVSLKDKAAVIRDFHADKLGVFGNIFLPLVAIQLAKSDLENVMPPTEEHDLPILSLKLGDLVKSSKSITKLLCEQESRQTNLSEATQLVEDAISVLKPPCDAYNHIAGEVEAYVKIISENI, encoded by the exons ATGTGTGTAGCGCTTTCCAAAAGAGAAGTGGTGGCTTTTGTT ACTGGATCGTGCTGGTCAGGGAaagctgaccaatcagagacgCTGCTCCTGGTGATGTTGAGCAACATCACATCACCTCACCGCATCACGCTGGGAGACGCTTTCTGGATCATTCCAGCTCTGCAGTTCACCGAGGAGCCTCTCCTGTGTTTACCTGCTTGTGTGCCTCCTGAGAAGAT ACCCTCATATAAAGGGAAAATGTTTTGGAGTAATACCGTCTCTACAAATCTGGGAAGGTGTTCAGAAGTGGTTGCTG CAAAAGCCTCCGGGATATGGTCTTTTATCACCACAGACAAGAATGAACAACTGATAAGATCTACTCAGACGCTCCATCACTATGTGAACAGATACTTCACAATCACCAACACACTGCTGAACATAATCAATACTCACTTTGGAGAAAGCTACTCCAGTGTCTCTGCAGATGAAAGCAAAAGTATTAAAGACAACTGTACCATAGTAAGAGATGCTATGAGCATGATTCTTGAAGTTTCTAAAAGAAAGGAAAAGCAAATCCTTAAGATCATTGATCCTGGTGTTTATGATAAGATTGCCTTCGCTGGGGTGTCACTGAAAGACAAGGCTGCAGTGATAAGAGACTTCCATGCAGACAAACTGGGAGTCTTTGGAAATATCTTTCTTCCACTCGTCGCTATTCAGCTggcaaaaagtgacttagagaATGTAATGCCTCCAACCGAGGAGCACGATCTGCCTATTCTGTCCTTAAAACTGGGAGATCTAGTGAAGAGCAGCAAAAGCATCACTAAGCTTCTGTGTGAACAAGAGAGCCGGCAAACAAACCTCAGTGAAGCCACACAGTTAGTGGAGGACGCCATCTCTGTTCTGAAGCCACCCTGCGATGCCTACAATCACATTGCTGGAGAAGTCGAAGCCTATGTCAAAATCATATCTGAAAATATCTAG